The Aquidulcibacter paucihalophilus genome has a window encoding:
- a CDS encoding DUF2336 domain-containing protein, with protein MSETATSPEETAPEGVFRARHALLKRLADVVSLPASRINAFERAVTGDLLVEMLRLAAPEDRRRVATRLAPLAELPNALARMLLRDDPEIAGLLIEQCASLSDADLVACARDATTAHRFLMASRRALSEVVTETLLGFGESQVIEAVLRNSTARLSQTAIECVVSLSRQETQLCGPVLKRPELRPSGAYVMFWWSGAEDRRTILQRFAVSREVMQEVSEDVFPMAAAENWQDPVSRKALQFIERRQRNRAAIARSPYGGLEQAVAAAAQKGLNREVATEIAYLSGVKPVTGAKIMGDPGGEPLAILCKATGLGKADLTNLWRSMRRPETTADGAVHPAWDRVQITYDMLAVDRAQTVLRYWNWSLSSALTPALLKAIRDGEEEGLDNYSAPERAAMLALADNFGR; from the coding sequence ATGTCCGAGACCGCGACCAGCCCTGAGGAGACCGCCCCGGAAGGCGTCTTCCGCGCGCGTCATGCGTTGCTGAAACGCCTGGCGGATGTCGTGTCCCTGCCGGCCAGCCGGATCAACGCGTTCGAGCGCGCCGTTACGGGCGATTTGCTGGTCGAGATGCTCCGGCTGGCCGCGCCGGAGGACCGTCGTCGGGTGGCCACCCGTCTCGCGCCCCTGGCCGAATTGCCCAACGCCCTGGCGCGGATGCTGCTTCGCGACGATCCGGAGATCGCGGGGCTGCTGATCGAACAATGCGCCTCCCTGTCGGACGCCGATCTGGTCGCCTGCGCCCGTGACGCGACGACGGCGCACCGCTTCCTGATGGCCAGCCGTCGCGCGCTGTCCGAGGTGGTGACGGAGACGTTGCTGGGCTTCGGCGAGAGCCAGGTGATTGAGGCGGTTCTTCGCAACAGCACGGCCCGACTGAGTCAGACGGCGATCGAGTGCGTCGTCAGCCTGAGCCGCCAGGAGACGCAGCTGTGCGGTCCGGTCCTGAAGCGGCCGGAGCTCAGGCCGTCGGGTGCCTATGTGATGTTCTGGTGGAGCGGGGCGGAGGATCGCCGGACGATCCTGCAGCGGTTCGCCGTGTCGCGCGAAGTCATGCAGGAGGTGTCGGAAGACGTCTTCCCCATGGCCGCGGCTGAGAACTGGCAGGACCCGGTGTCGCGCAAGGCGCTGCAGTTCATTGAGCGTCGCCAGCGTAATCGGGCCGCGATCGCCCGGAGCCCCTACGGCGGGCTGGAACAGGCGGTGGCGGCGGCGGCGCAAAAGGGGCTGAACCGCGAGGTGGCGACCGAGATCGCCTATCTGTCCGGGGTGAAGCCGGTGACCGGGGCCAAGATCATGGGCGATCCCGGGGGCGAGCCGCTGGCCATCCTGTGCAAGGCGACGGGGCTGGGCAAGGCTGACCTGACCAATCTGTGGCGTTCGATGCGTCGACCCGAGACAACGGCCGACGGTGCCGTACATCCTGCCTGGGACCGGGTGCAGATCACCTATGACATGCTGGCGGTCGACCGGGCGCAGACGGTGCTGCGTTACTGGAACTGGTCGTTGTCTTCAGCTCTCACGCCCGCTCTTCTGAAGGCCATTCGCGACGGCGAAGAAGAAGGGCTGGACAACTACTCGGCTCCGGAACGCGCGGCCATGCTCGCGCTCGCGGACAATTTCGGCCGCTAA